From one Struthio camelus isolate bStrCam1 chromosome 36, bStrCam1.hap1, whole genome shotgun sequence genomic stretch:
- the PPP1R10 gene encoding serine/threonine-protein phosphatase 1 regulatory subunit 10 isoform X2 produces the protein MGSGPIDPKELLKGLDCFLGRDGEVKNTEGITKIFNLMKDSQKMVSRCIYLNILLQTRAQEVLAKFIRVGGYKLLNTWLTSSKASNNVPFLQQILLTLQHLPLTVDHLKQNNTAKLVKQLSKSSDDEELRRLASILVSDWMGVIRSQSSAQPAERDKKKRKEESKSKTPVQEKPQEAKAEAKADETPEKKREKPKSLRTTAPSHAKFRSTGLEMETPSLAPVKKVNSVSTTDKYSLKPMPIKRQNTSALSGDSLPAEKKYKPLNTTPNATKEIKVKIIPPQPMEGLGFLDALNSAPIPGIKIKKKKKVLSPTAAKPSPFEGKPAPEASAAKPSSPEPAAASEPMETDRPGTPVPAVEVLEPMETASAEQGADAKAAESPADAAQLTKKGRKKKTVSWPEETKLREYFYFELDETERVNVNKIKDFGEAAKREILLDRHAFETARRLSHDAMEEKVPWVYPKLLDLPSPLVVPGSGSREKFTQAEREKGILQEIFFSKERVPDSPHEPDPESYEPLPPKLIPLDEDCSADEAAYPEGLEPGAASPSPDAAAAAKLPPVLANLMGSVGAGKSPQGPAPAAPINVQEILTSIMGGPNNHKAEELLKQPDYSDKIKHLLGNLQAQPPGPSGVPHGLLGPGPMANGFPPGPKGMQHFPPGGPGPMPDMSSRPVCRHFMLKGSCRYENNCAFYHPGVNGPPLP, from the exons ATGGGCTCGGGCCCCATCGACCCCAAGGAGCTCCTCAAGGGGTTGGACTGCTTCCTGGGCCGCGATGGCGAGGTCAAGAACACCGAAGGCATCACCAAAATCTTCAA CTTGATGAAAGATTCGCAGAAGATGGTGAGTCGCTGCATCTACCTGAACATCCTGCTGCAAACCCGGGCGCAGGAGGTCCTGGCCAA GTTCATCCGCGTGGGGGGCTACAAGCTGCTGAACACGTGGCTCACCAGCTCCAAGGCCTCCAACAACGTGCCCTTCCTGCAGCAGATCCTGCTCACCCTGCAGCACCTGCCCCTCACCGTGGACCACCTCAAGCAG AACAACACCGCCAAGCTGGTGAAGCAGCTCAGCAAGTCGAGCGACGACGAAG AGCTCCGGCGCCTCGCCTCCATCCTCGTCAGCGACTGGATGGGCGTCATCCGCTCGCAGAGCAGCGCCCAGCCCGCAG AACGAGATAAAAAGAAGCGGAAGGAAGAGAGCAAAAGCAAAACTCCCGTCCAAGAGAAACCCCAGGAGGCGAAAGCGGAAGCTAAAGCCGACGAGACGCCGGAGAAGAAGCGGGAGAAGCCCAAATCGCTGCGCACCACGGCTCCCAGTCACGCCAAGTTCCGCTCCACCG GCCTGGAGATGGAGACGCCCTCCCTGGCTCCCGTCAAGAAAGTGAACTCTGTTTCGACGACCGACAAATACAGCCTGAAGCCGATGCCCATAAAGAGGCAGAA CACCTCGGCCCTTTCCGGCGACAGCCTGCCGGCGGAGAAGAAGTACAAACCCCTCAACACCACTCCCAACGCCACCAAGGAGATCAAAGTGAAGATCATCCCCCCGCAGC CCATGGAGGGCCTGGGCTTCCTCGACGCCCTCAACTCCGCTCCCATCCCCGGCATCAAGatcaaaaagaagaagaaagtgctgTCTCCGACGGCGGCTAAG CCCAGCCCCTTCGAGGGCAAACCGGCGCCCGAAGCCAGCGCGGCCAAACCCTCCTCGCCGGAGCCGGCCGCCGCCTCGGAGCCCATGGAGACGGACCGGCCCGGCACCCCGGTGCCGGCCGTCGAGGTGCTGGAGCCCATGGAGACGG cCTCGGCGGAGCAGGGCGCCGACGCCAAGGCGGCCGAGAGCCCCGCCGACGCGGCCCAGCTCACCAAGAAGGGCCGCAAGAAGAAGACGGTGAGCTGGCCCGAGGAGACCAAGCTGCGCGAGTACTTCTACTTCGAGCTGGACGAGACGGAGCGAG TCAACGTGAACAAGATCAAAGACTTTGGCGAAGCGGCCAAGCGGGAGATCCTGCTGGACCGGCACGCTTTCGAGACGGCCCGCCGCCTCAGCCACGACGCCATGGAGGAGAAGGTGCCCTGGGTCTACCCCAAACTCCTCGACCTGCCCAGCCCCCTCGTGgtgccgggcagcggcagccgcgAGAAGTTCACCCAGGCCGAGCGCGAGAAGGGCATCCTGCAGGAGATCTTCTTCTCCAAAGAGAG ggtcCCGGACAGCCCCCACGAGCCCGACCCGGAGTCGTACGAGCCGCTGCCGCCCAAGCTGATCCCGCTGGACGAG GACTGCTCCGCCGACGAGGCCGCCTACCCCGAGGGACTCGAACCCGGCGCCGCCTCgccctcaccggacgccgccgccgccgccaagctGCCCCCGGTGCTGGCCAACCTCATGGGCAGCGTGGGGGCGGGCAAGAGCCCCcagggccccgcgcccgccgcccccatcAACGTGCAGGAGATCCTCACCTCCATCATG GGCGGCCCCAACAACCAcaaggcggaggagctgctcaaGCAGCCCGACTACTCGGACAAGATCAAGCACCTGCTGGGCAACCTGCAGGCCCAGCCGCCGGGGCCCTCCGGAG